AGCGCGGCGAGCACGCGGAAAGTCGCCTCGGGATACCGGGTCGAGAGGTCCGCGATCCAGATGTCCTCCGGAAGCGTGACTGCGAGCTTCGCCGTGGGCATGACCGAACCGTCGGGCTCGGCGACCATAACCGGCGTGGCGGAGGATGGCCCGTCGCGGGACGGGGGGAGCGGTCGTCGTCGCCCCCACGGCCGGGCCGATCCGTCTCAGGCGTACTGCGGTCCCTCGTGGCTCGTGTCGTGCGCGTCGGGGTCGAAGACCTCCTCGCGCTCGTCGCCGAGCACGTCGACTTCGGCGAGCATGCCCCGCCGGGCGACGCGGCTGAGCGCGTGGTCGACCAGCTTGATCCGCTCGGGGACCGGCGTCTCCATCTCGCCGATCATACAGCTTCCCGGCGGGACCTTCATCGTCTGGATGTTCTTGTCGGCGTAGGCCTCGAAGTCACCGTTCTCGGGGAGACCACCGTCGCGGTAGGCCCGACTCCAGACGTTGCCGATGGGGTGGAAGTTGCTGGAGAGGTTGGGACCACCGTCGACCATGAACACCCGGACGCGTTCGCCCTGCTGGACCTCGATCGGACCGCGGTTGGCCGCCGCCCAGGCGTACTTCTCGCCGTTCAGGAGGACGTACGTCGGGTTCTCGTTTTTCATCGCGTTCATGTCGAAGCTGTGCTTGCCCTCCTGCCCGGCCTCGCCGTCGGTGTACACCTCGTGCTGGCCGAAGTAGAGTTCGCGGTCCACCTCGGGAAGGCCACCTTCCGGTTCGACGAGGATCATGCCGAACATCCCCGCACTGATGTGCATGTCGAGGTTCGGCACGGCACAGTGGTAGATGAATGCCCCGGGGTACTCCGCCCGGAACCGCATGGCGTTTTCCTCCCCCGGCGCGACGGTCGTCGCCGCCGCACCGCCGCCGGTGCCGTAGACGGCGTGAAGGTCGACGTTGTGCGGGAGGGCGTTCCCCGACGGGCTCTCGACGGTCAGATCGACCGTATCCCCCTGCCGAACGCGGATCATCGGACCGGGAACCTGCCCGTCGAAGGTCATGTAATCGAAGGTGACGCCGGGTTCGATTTCGGCGGTCACCTCCTCCACCGACAGCGTCACCTCGTGGGTCGTCGGCTGACTCCGATCGGTCGGCTCGGGAACGTCGGTCGGATCGGCGGCCACCTGACCGACCGTCGGCGTCGACGTCTGCTCGACCTGTTGGCGCTGAGCCTCCGTCTCAGCGGCCGTCGGCGCTTTCGTGCTGCACCCTGCCACCGTCGCCGCGCCACCGATGCCGAGCGCCTGCATCGCCCGACGTCGGGTCGTTTCGAACATTGGGTGTCACCTCTATTTGGATCGTCGGGGGCACGAACTATCAACCGAAGCGCTGGTTCCTGTGGGCTGGCGGCCGTGGCGAACGGGTTCGCGTCGAACGTAAAAAGGAGAGAGGGCCGGCGTCGGTGACGCCGAAGACGGGACCGTCCCGTCAGCAACAGAAGATGAAGGGGTAGACGAAGCTCACGCGGTCGCCGTCCTCGATTTTCGTGTCGAAGCCGTCGAGGACCTCGTTGAACTTGCCGTTGACGAGCACCCGCGCGTAGGGTTTGGTCTGTTCGCCCTCGGGGTTCTTGTGCCACGTACCCGGCAGGTTCTCGGGCGGCCGGGCCCAGCCTTCGGTCGTCGCCTCCGCCTCCGTCTCGGCGATCAACATCTCCGCGAGGTCCGGGCGCTCCTCGAAGAACGCCTCCAGGAGGTCACGCAGGGTGTCACCCTCGAACGTGAACTCCTGGTGGGGCGTCTCCATGGCGTCCCGGACGTGTCCCGTCGCACGCAGATGGACCGACGTGGTGTGCTTCTCGGCCGTACTCTCGGTTTCGGTCGTCGTGCTCATGGCAGGTAGCCATACGTCGTTCGTATCCGAAAAGATATGTCCGAACATGTTCGCTTCTCGCCCTCGTTCGCGGCGCTCGCGGACGGTTCGGGCGCGACCACGGATCGCCAACGGGTAGTATAAGTGACTGCCTCGGCGAGGGGGGCGTATGGTGCGCGATCCGTTGTCGGGCGACGATCCGCCCGACCTGCAGTCGGTCCTCGACGCGCTCGACGATCCCGACTGCCGGACCATCATCGAGCACCTCGACGAGCCGATGACGGCGAGCGAGGTGTCCGAGGAGTGTGAGATCCCCATGTCTACGACCTACCGGAAACTGGACCTGCTGACGGAGGCATCGCTGCTCGCGGAGGGCACGGAGATCCGGCCGGACGGACACCACGCGACCCGCTACCGGCTCGACTTCGAGGCGGTCGAAATCGGTCTCACCGAGGAACGGATCCTCGACGTTTCGGTCGACCGCCCGAGCCGGGCGGCGGACGAACGGCTCGCGTCGCTCTGGGGGGAGGTTCGCAAGGAAACATGAGCCACCTCGACGTCGCACTCATCGCGATCAAGACCGGGACGCTCCTGCTGGGCAGTCTCATCACGTTCCTCTCGCTCAAGGCCTACAGCCGGACCGGATCGCGCTCGCTCCGGTCGCTCGGTATCGGGTTCGGCCTGGTCACCGTCGGCGCCCTCCTCGCGGGGGTCGGCCACCAGTTCACGTCGCTCACGCTCGCCCAGTCGGTCGTCATCGAGAGCACGCTCACGCTTCTCGGCTTCGTGGTCATCGTCTACTCGCTGTACGGCGACTAGTACACGACGTACAGCAGCGCGTAGACGGCGTTTCCGAGGACGAAGGAGACGATCCAGAGACTCGCCGCCACGCGCCCCACCCTGGCGTGGGCGGTGTCGACGAGCGCCGAGACGGGGCGGGTCGTCGCCAGCAACAACACGTAGTAGAGAAGTGGAATGCAGACGACGGCGAGGAGGATGTGGATCGCGAGGAGGGGGAGATACACCCGCCGATAGACGGCGTCGGGGCCGGGGAACTCGGCCGGCCCTTCGAGGGCCACCTTGTAGAGATAGAGGACGAGGAAGACGGCGAAGAGGGCGGCCGAGACGAGCATCGCGGCGCGGTGCTTGCGGAACTGGCGACGGCGAGCGAAGACGACGCCCGCGAGGATGGTCACGACGGCGACGGCGCTGACGGCGGCGTTGACGTGGGGGATGGCGGCGACGACGGCGTCGGGCGCACGCGGGAGGGCGCCGCGGGGGACGGCCCCGAGGACGGCGCCGAACACCAGCGCCAGCGACGCGAGCGAGAGGACGGCGGTGAGTTCCGGGACGCGGTTGCGTGCGTCGAGGTGCATACCTTCCCTCGGTCGGCGATCCACAAAACCCCGACGAGTCGCGGCGGCGACGCCGTGCGGTTCGGTACCGAACCGCGATATCGACTCGGGTGATCGACGGCGGGGAAAAGGAAAGCCATTTCAAATACCCCCGTCAACGGTTGGATGCGTACGACAGAACCCATGCGAGCGTGGGTAGCCAAGCCAGGCCAACGGCGCAGCGTTGAGGGCGCTGTCCCATAGGGGTCCGCCGGTTCAAATCCGGTCCCACGCATCGCACCGGCGCGAACGAACGTGAGCGCCGAAAGATGCACGATCGGGTTTGAAGCAGGGAGAACGCGCGAGCGTTCGACCGTGGTTCAAATCCGGTCCCACGCATCGCACACGACGGGTCCACACGCCCGTCAACCGCGGCCTCGCCGCGGCGATGCAGGTGATTCCCATCCGGGACATCACCCACGCACAACTTCTGCCGACACCACCCGACGAGCCACGGCTCGACGGTGCCGACGCGTGACGACCCGCCCCGTCGAAGCGTTCAGGTACGCCGACCCCGAAGACCGGCCATGATCGCCCCGTTACACGCCGTCGTCGGCGTGGCGTCGCCCGGCTTGCTCGCCGTCGTCGGCGTCGCCACGCTCGGCGCGTCGGCCTTGCTCGGCCTCGCCTTCGCCGCCTTCGTCCGCCGGCGCTCCCGCCCGTATCTCCTGATCGTCGCGGCGTTCGCGGCGCTGCTCGGCCGGTCGGCGGTCGTCGGCGCCAGCGCACTCGGGATGCTCTCCCCGACCGACCACCACTTCTTCGAGCACGGCCTCGACGTGGTGCTCGTCGCCCTCGTCGTCGCCGCGGTGTACTACGCCCGAACCGTCCGTCGGGAGGTGTCGGCGTCGTGACCGCCCAGCGTGACCGTATCCGCGGCTACGTCGCGAGCCATCCGGGCGTCCACTTCAACCAACTCGCGCGCGATCTGGACCTCGCGACCGGCCAACTCCAGTACCACCTCAAGAAACTCCACCGCGCGGACGACCTGGTCTCGGAGTCGCTGTACGGCCGGACTCACTACTTCACCCCCGAGTACGAGGCGTGGGAGCGCGGCGCCGTCGCCGTGTTGCGCCGCGAGACGGCCCGCGACGTGTTGCTCTACCTGATCGAGGCGGGGCCGAGCGCACCCACCCCCGTCGCCGACGATCTGGACATCGCCCGGAGCACGCTGGAGTGGCATCTCGATCACTTGATCGAGCAGAATCTCGTCGAGAAACGACGCGACGAACGCGGTCGCGTGACGCTCGTCCTGTCCCGTCCGGACGAGACGGCCGAACTGCTCCGACTGGTCGAGCCGTCGGTGCCCGAGCGACTGGTCGACCGGTTCACCCGACTGGTCGACAGCCTCGTGAGCGAGTGAGACGGACCGTCCGCCGCCGCCCTTCGAGAGCCGAACCACAACCCGCTTGAGGTCGAGGCCCCAAAGGCCGAGGAATGCCGCTCGACGGCGATACCGACCGCTCGCGTCGTGAGGTGCTGAAAGCCGCCGTCGCGCTCGGGGGAGCGAGCGCGCTGAGTGCCTGTCTCGACCGGACGGCGGACGAACCGGTCCCGACCGGCGATCCGAGCGCCAAACCCGCCCGCCAGCACGCCTGGCGGGAGTACATCCGCCACGACGACCACGGCAACTCGCAGCTGCCGAGCCACCAGACCCTCCTCTATCTCACCCTCGACGCCGACGGCCCGCCCTCGGCCGACGACCGCGACGCCCTCGGGGAGACGCTCGACGCGCTGGATCGGGCGTACGCGTGGAGCCACGAGGGGCTGCTCCACTCCATCGCGTACTCGCCGGCTTACTTCGAGCGGTTCGACGAGTCG
This window of the Haloplanus rubicundus genome carries:
- a CDS encoding DUF420 domain-containing protein is translated as MHLDARNRVPELTAVLSLASLALVFGAVLGAVPRGALPRAPDAVVAAIPHVNAAVSAVAVVTILAGVVFARRRQFRKHRAAMLVSAALFAVFLVLYLYKVALEGPAEFPGPDAVYRRVYLPLLAIHILLAVVCIPLLYYVLLLATTRPVSALVDTAHARVGRVAASLWIVSFVLGNAVYALLYVVY
- the nirK gene encoding copper-containing nitrite reductase — translated: MFETTRRRAMQALGIGGAATVAGCSTKAPTAAETEAQRQQVEQTSTPTVGQVAADPTDVPEPTDRSQPTTHEVTLSVEEVTAEIEPGVTFDYMTFDGQVPGPMIRVRQGDTVDLTVESPSGNALPHNVDLHAVYGTGGGAAATTVAPGEENAMRFRAEYPGAFIYHCAVPNLDMHISAGMFGMILVEPEGGLPEVDRELYFGQHEVYTDGEAGQEGKHSFDMNAMKNENPTYVLLNGEKYAWAAANRGPIEVQQGERVRVFMVDGGPNLSSNFHPIGNVWSRAYRDGGLPENGDFEAYADKNIQTMKVPPGSCMIGEMETPVPERIKLVDHALSRVARRGMLAEVDVLGDEREEVFDPDAHDTSHEGPQYA
- a CDS encoding winged helix-turn-helix domain-containing protein, whose translation is MVRDPLSGDDPPDLQSVLDALDDPDCRTIIEHLDEPMTASEVSEECEIPMSTTYRKLDLLTEASLLAEGTEIRPDGHHATRYRLDFEAVEIGLTEERILDVSVDRPSRAADERLASLWGEVRKET
- a CDS encoding winged helix-turn-helix transcriptional regulator, translating into MTAQRDRIRGYVASHPGVHFNQLARDLDLATGQLQYHLKKLHRADDLVSESLYGRTHYFTPEYEAWERGAVAVLRRETARDVLLYLIEAGPSAPTPVADDLDIARSTLEWHLDHLIEQNLVEKRRDERGRVTLVLSRPDETAELLRLVEPSVPERLVDRFTRLVDSLVSE
- a CDS encoding DUF7471 family protein; amino-acid sequence: MIAPLHAVVGVASPGLLAVVGVATLGASALLGLAFAAFVRRRSRPYLLIVAAFAALLGRSAVVGASALGMLSPTDHHFFEHGLDVVLVALVVAAVYYARTVRREVSAS
- a CDS encoding DUF7521 family protein, producing the protein MSHLDVALIAIKTGTLLLGSLITFLSLKAYSRTGSRSLRSLGIGFGLVTVGALLAGVGHQFTSLTLAQSVVIESTLTLLGFVVIVYSLYGD
- a CDS encoding ubiquitin family protein, whose translation is MSTTTETESTAEKHTTSVHLRATGHVRDAMETPHQEFTFEGDTLRDLLEAFFEERPDLAEMLIAETEAEATTEGWARPPENLPGTWHKNPEGEQTKPYARVLVNGKFNEVLDGFDTKIEDGDRVSFVYPFIFCC